TAGCCAGGTCACATTTAAGTTCAGTCCTCTTCCCGCATAAGGAGAGGCCAACTAACAAACTTgaacaaacagcaaaacaaatgaCCCTCCTGTCCTTCTCAGGCCGTGCTGAAGTTCCCTGCTCCCAGGCACTGCCACATTCTATCTTTGCTCTTTTGGCTGAGCCCTACAGCCCAGGGCTTTTCCCCAGAGGCTCTTCTTAGCAGCTTTCTTCATTAGCTTCCCTCCTTAGGCACTGCCAGCTTCTGCCAAGGATCTCCCTGCTTCGCACAGCTTTCACCTCAGGGTCACCCTCAGGAATCTTACCTGCTCTCTGCGGTTCTGTCCAGCCTGACTTCACCAGGCCCTATGTAGgaagccagggtggcttccctccgaaccagagggtaaagagccagcctctcagcctgagtgggcagggccaggccaagttcacgccaatccccggaaggggaggcgttggacaggaagtacaaagggcgggtcTCTTAGTCCAGGGAGAGCAGActagggagggagacagacacaggctgctccctccagaCCCTCTGCTGACCCAGGAgaaacctgacctggaggaaggactgtggtgaccaggactgccagccgccaAGGGGCCAGGCTGTAACCTGGGCCAGCGTGAACCTGACACAGAGCGGGGAGCTGGAGCTACCAGCAGctgaatacccggacgagctggagggaccggagaggccCGCTTGAgtgaccgggtaggaagtagcccggggcagAACTGCACAGCGTAGTGGGTGTATTTGGTCAGCGGGGTGTGCGGATGGTCCCCCGCTGACCCAGCAGCGGGACCTTCGCCttccgccactgtcagggccctgggctggaacgcagtggagttgggtgggcctccgttcccctaccccagccaacctgccttgggtagcagaatcccGAATGCCGCAGACTCGGGTCGGCGTGCCCGAGGGGCCGAAGGTATGACTAAGGGCTGCCAGTGGGACAGTAGCTCTGCATCGCCCCCTCGGAACCTGTCACACCCTATCTGCTGAGTCATCTTCTCCTGAACGAGCTCTCCTCTCTCTGTAGTGCCCCCTGACACTTTCATAGCTGAGGGCACTAATGTTAATTAAGCCGCCCACTGCAGGATCAGCTGGGGGCTAACTGCTAGCTCACAGGCAAGACTGAGCCtgactccccttaaagggccagcaagCCAGTGATAGTGTCTATAATACTCGCCTCACTTGAGACACTAAAAGATCCAAATAGGGTtggccaggcatccagttttcgaccggaatgcctggtcaaaaagggaccctggtggctctggtcagcactgctgaacgcgctgttaaaagtccggttaaCAATGCAGCGGGGGCccaggctctgtgcagctccccagaagcagcagccaggtccggcccctaggcacaggggtgatcagggaagctccacaTTCTGCCCCCagcaccggctccgcagctccattggccgggaacagcagccaatgggagttatggGGGTGGAGACTGCGGGCGAGGAGCTGCCTGGctacccctgcacctaggagctgggctagacatgccggctgcttctgggagctgcagggagcctgccttacaCCACTGCCTGGgaactgcctgaggtaagcgccaacCGGCCGGATCCCGCACCCCAAGTCACCTCCtgccctcaaccccctgccctagactggaaccccttcctgcacccaaactccctcccagagcccacaccccttcctgcaccccaaccccctgctccaacaccccaagcccctcatccctggccccaccccagagcccacactcccacccagagcctgcactccctcctacaccccaaccccctgcctcaagctcactcctgcactccaaaccccttggcccaagcctagagcacccttctgcaccccaaacccctcattcccagccggagcccacaccccctccctcatccaacccaatgaaaatgagtgagggtgggggagagtgagtgacagagggagaggggctggagtgaGGTGGAGGCAGGGCCTAAGGAGGGATGGGGCAATGGTGGGGCCTCAGAACGGGCGGGGCAAGGGtcttcagttttgtgcaattagaaagttggcaatcctacatCCAAGGCTGGCCCTCAAGGGAGTTGTAGAATTTCATCCATCCCACACCCTGCTGAAAATGCAGTCCTTCATTTTACATATGTTAGAATAGATTGAACCACAGCAATAGTGAGTGGATGGAATAGGAAACTTATTCCCTTCATCCTCCTTTGGATAAATTCCCCTGGACAACAGAAATCATTCACCATTCCCTCTGTGTCCCTGTTCTTTGTACAGGGAAAACCACCCCAGCTAATGGAGTGAAAGGATTCACGGTGACTAGGACACGCAAAAATGAACAGGTAAACTTTACCGCAGTGCAGCTCATCGGGTGGTACACATGACTGCCACAAGAGCAGAGAATAATGTCAAGACCAGACTTTGTCTATGTACACATTGGCTAACTTACTTCAATGAACATACCCCAGATGGGCCTACACAGGAACACAAGATCCAAAATCACCTCAAACtgtggggaagttcagatccgAAGCCAAAAGTCACGACTGACATCCAACGCTAAAAGATTAATCCAGCTGAGAGTCTAATCTGGGTATCAATTTGAATCTGGATAAAAACATTATAGCATGGGATGATTTATTGGATATAACAAAAATGTAATGTTCGCTATGCTAACTAAGCAACAATCCTGGAGTATCAGAGCCAAGATTATTCCCATATCATAATTCtacttttctctgtttttttgtaCTATATAGAGAATATGTCTTCTGGATACTCTCCTACTCACTGCTGTACTTTTTCCCTGGTGGTAAGTATACTACAATATGCATCCACTAGTTAGTGAAGAGGCTTGCATGTGTTAATCAAACTGCAGATTAGTGTAACAATCTAAAAACCAGAAGATGGAGACTCCTACATttcataatattaaaaataatttttctcacTCTTTATAATCACTCATTCTACATCTGTTTGCTTATTGAAATTGTTCTCCTTCATTGCACATGCCCTGCCATGGTAGTATAGGGTTGGGTTGCTGATGAGTGCTTGGCATTAAGCTGTTTAGAAAGCAGGTATTACACATGCCAGGGGTATAACACCAAAGAGGTTACCCTAGGAAAACTATATATTATGATCAAGGTAAAATAATGAGTCCTGGGAGTTTTCTGTTTAAAGACCTTAAGTCCCAAGTCTTTGCCCAGTTGGAGTCAGGCCTTCTAGAAGTTTGTTACAGTGCTTTTGAACATAATGGAACAGAAGAGCAGGATAGGACTACAGCATATGGCTAAATCTTTGGCTCCTTTGCTAAAAGCACCATTTTCATTAAATTTAGTGGAATTTACGTAAAAGATTCTCCATGTAGCAAGAAGAAAATATAATTCCTGCCATCCAAATGGGTACCACTTGAATGGAAGAATGTGTAGTTAAACTTGTCAACCTTTGAAGTTtgacaatgaagtgagctgtagctcaggaaagcttatgctcaaatttgttagtgtctaaggtgccacaagtcctcctttttctttttgtcaacCTTTAAGACACTTCCATGGTTAATTAAATCTTTGGCtcacctttctttttaaaatggggaagtACACATTCAATCCTTCTGACTGTGCCACTGGGACAGCTCTGCCACACATCCTCTTTGGTATTTAAGATTAACATGTGTTTGTAGGGAATTATGAGGTTTATTCCACCACAGCATCAGTTTTCTGCTTAATCTTTATAAATGCCCAGATAGATAAGGGAAGAACTTCCTCATTGCACTTTTTCTAATAGAGGAGTGGATTTCTGCTTAGTTCTTTGCTGCAGGCATATTTGTTTAACAATACAAAGGATTAGTCAGACATATACCATCTCAGAACCTATTGAACCAGAAAGGGATGGTCATTTGCTTCACTGTTCTGGAACCTTCTCCCCAGGTGCCTACAACATGTCTGGCTGTCTCCTACTAggttttttccaaaatgttgatAAAACCCATATTTTGAGCCTAAATTCCCTTACAGTCTCTCTTTAAAAGCATTGAGGTTTGTTTAAGTCTCATTTCTAAAACTTCATTATTTTTTATAAACTACATTGTAGTATGTTTTCCCCTATATTATGAAGTAGTCAAACAAATTAATAATTTGTCAAAATAAACAAAGTACATTTTGGGACAagttctttaattatttttgaaatgtttgtttgCTTATTCACTAATTTTGCAAATTAGTGAATACAGCGTAGGTCTCCTAGTTGTTAAAGAGCTAGCAAGACTCTGTTCAAAGAGGAAATTATTATATGGGAAATATACTTCAATCTCTGCGATCACTCAAtagcagacctaaaagtggcagttcttcaacaaaaaaacttcagactccaacagaactggaattaattttcaaactggacaccatcagattaggcctgaataaagactgggagtggttgggtcattacaaaacctaaacctaatttcccccctactgttactcacaccttcttgtcaactgtctgaaatgggccactctcattaccacttcaaaagttaattttcctcccttggtatcctgctgtcaattgaattgtcttaTCAGACTCACCTCacacttagtaaggcaactcccatcttttcatgtatttatacctgctcctgtattttcaactccatgcatctgatgaagtgggttctaatccacgaaagcgtatgcccaaataaatttgttaggctctaaggtgccacaggtactccttgttgtttttgctgatacagactaacatggctaccactctgaaacatgggAAATATAGTTTGTCACAAGCTTGTACAGTGAAACACATTTAAGAATATTCTTCACAGGATTCCAGCTAGTAACagattactccagtttacaatgGCAAGAGACATTTATGACAAGTTCTATATAAGTGATAAACACAAAATATACCCAGAGATCAACTTTTGCTGTGATTTAGGCACTAGTTTGGGACTTGGGATACCTAGGTCCAACTTACTGCTCCACCACATATTTCCTATCTGACCTTGAGCAAGTGAGTTGGGCCCCGATCCACAATGGTATGTAGGCTcctaaacttccattgatttaaatggaagttaggagcctcaatgtctttgtggatctgggccttagtctctcaATGCCTGACTCTCCATCTAAGAAATGGGTATAACATTTTCCaaactcacaggggtgttgtgaggatatatGCACTAAAGATTGAGACTCTCAGATACTGTTGGTAATGTGGACCATATAAGTgccatagattaatagatttacAGGAGATCCACCAATGCTAGCGGCTATTAATAGCTACTGTTTTCAAGATGTGTATAGGTGTTGGTACATTGATCTCTCCACTACAGTTATTGACAaatttagagccaaattctgagaggtgctgaccaatgggagttgcgggtgCTCAGCACAATTTATCCCTTGACAATATAAATTTATCTTTTTAcactcagcatttttttttattttacagctgTTCCCCACACAACCTTGTGCCACGCAGTCAGTGGAGACACCGTTATTTTGCCATGTGCCATTAAGACCTCTGAAAAGCTGAACATTTCCAATTATTCTATATACTGGCAGATAAATACATCAGTGGTAGTGCATTTGTTTTACAATGGGAAGGACTTGCTGAAAGATCAGTCCAGAAGATACCACAACAGAACTAGGCTGTTTTTGGATCAGCTGGAGCGTGGTAACTTTTCTCTAATGCTCTCTGGAGTTGAGCCTGCTGATGAAGAGGTGTATACCTGCATCTCGAGAAACAAAGTGACCAAAACTAAGGACAAGTATAAAGTTAAACTCAACGTCTCATGTAAGACCTTTAGAagttgatttcaaagggagggAGTTCAGGTGGGAGATCCTCCACTGAGCTTATTGTACCTGGTGGAGACTCACATTGCTgacactagacatgataaatttaaaaaatggtaaaGTTCCACTGATTTTCACCTCTCCACTTCCTCATTTAAGTACAACAAGGAGACGGGCAAAGGGGAGGAATGAGAATCTTTGGGAAGCCTCAAGACTCAAATATCAGCAGAGGATCCAAGACCTGAGAAGCCAAACCCCTCTGACACTCCCCTCTTTAAATGAAACACATCTTAAGGAGAGTGCCTCCCAAGTTTTTATGTTTACATATTCTGCTGGGTGCATCCTTTCCCTACACCTACATTAATAGAAGGTGTGGGAGACTCCAGTCCATTATCCCAGGCATCAACAGCTTAACCCATACGAGTTTGTTCCAAACCCCAAGGAATTCAAAGGAAAGACTTTTTGTAATTTTAATAGGCTCAGCTCTATAGCCTTTCAGAGCAAAGACACAAAATTAACGACCTTTGCACCTGTGACTTGTCCTTGAATGCTGGGATGCAAAGAGAAAATCTGATGTATAAAGAGCTGAACAGAGTCCAACTTACCCTGTAACTCATGGGATTCAGAGACTAGAATATGCAATAaaggtctctctttttttttttcccctcctatgtgaaaataaattattcagtCATTATAACAAATGGCTGGATAATTGTGACTGCTTAATCTGCACAAGGTTTTTAACTATCCAATAgtaccttttttttcccccttttaaatataaatgaataattttttattttttgttttttccagctcCAGATAATCAATCTTTGGAAAGAAATGTTTCCCCTTCGGGTAAGTGAAAATCCTGAACTTGCCTTGAATTAGGCTAGATCATTAGCAGGGCTAGTTTGTTTTATTCTCTAATTGGTATGACTTGTTATAAGCACTGGTAAATAGAAGAAAGTCCTATAGATTTTTGGCTTTTGCTGTCACTGGCAACTCTCCTTACTGGTCCCTGCAAACTACAGAAGAAAGGAGTATGTACACTCACTGTCAGAAAGGACTCCCACTTAAATCCTTGACAGGACTATTTTAGATTGATTTTTTTGCGTGCCAATATTGATAAAACATTAACCACTATTAAGGGCCAGAGACTGCTCTTTTTAATGTGAGAGAAGAACAAATCTATCAACTTGGCAGccataagtaaggctaagattttgtcacggttatttttagtaaaagtcagggacaggtcacgggcaataaacaaaaattcacagaagcctgtgacctgtctctgactcttactaaaaataacttacaaaatggggagtggggggggtccaACACTCACTGTTGCTGCAGCTCCAGGGTCCATCCCCCCAGTGGCTGGGACCTGTGGGGGTCCCCCACCacctgtggtggctgggagcttaGGGCCAGTGGTTGGGAGCTGCGGGATCCCCCAtgcccatggtggctgggagctgcagggagtccCATCGGAGCTGGGAGCGGCAGGGGACCCCACCACCTATGGCAGCTGAGAGATCTGGGGCCCCTGCTGGttgacagctccagccctgcagccccgtggctgaagcagaaaatgtcacagtggtctctggaagtcacagattctgtgacatAATCGTAGCATTAGCCATAAGGCTCTTAGGATTAACAAGAGTTTCTTCTGTAAGTTCTCTTGGTATAGATGAATAGTCAAATCAAAAGATCTGAGAAGGCACTTGAATAACACAGTAATAGGTGACCTAGAAATACATAAGGTAGATGGATTTGCATAAACCCTTACAAGGAAGATTCAAAAGGCTCTTGTCCCAGTGCAGTTCTGCAAGTAAAATACAGCTGTTGAATTCTAAGCATATTCACATCATATAATTAACCCCACCGAGGTCACTTGTAGAGACTTCTGGGCTCAGTGAGTTATGCGCAATGAATATGAGCTATGCAGAGAAATTGTTATTACAAGAGGATAACCCTttgactcgtgtgtgtgtgtggtctctCTCCACTGCCTAAAACCTCAAAGCTAAGGAGGGATCTCAGGCTCTGGAGTTAGGGAGAGGTTGTGGGGTAAATAATATAGTATAATATATTATTTGAATTCAGATGTATTACTATTACCTAAACATTATACCAATCTGATTATTTGCCCCTCATTGGTAAATTCTCTATTTCCAGTCCTGATGATAGTTTAAATTAGCTTTCCAGAGTTTTAATTTGCATTATCAACGCCCTTACACTTTGTGTATGCTGTAAAACATTCTTATTGACTCATTTTACATACTTTAGATCAAAGACACGGTTGATTCCAGAAGAATTAACCCTGAACAAATTAACCCACCCACAACATGACATTTCTCTAGGGTCTGAAAAAGAGGCAGCACTAAACTCTCTCAAACaaccaaaaggaaagaaaagtattTTGTGTATTTAAGTTATGGAGTTTGCAGTAgatgattttttctttttagacGTTCTCAGCATTGTACATTACTTGTAAGAAAGAGCTTTAGAATTACAGGAAATCTCCCCCACCTACTTTTAAAAGTTCCAAATGGTGCAAAATGCAGCAGCCTTCCTCCTTAGCAACTCCAGTCTGACTCATAGGCCTTTCAAAGAACACAGGATTAATTTCAAAACAGTAGTTTTCATCTTTAAGACCATTCATGACAATTGACTAAGTCACCCCACAAAAAGACCTAAGGCAGCCAAGACTTCTCTTGCCAGTTACATTCCAAAGGAATGATCAACTGATCAGGAGTCAACCTTGTGAAAACTAGGGGCAGAGTTTTCATGGCAAcagtgaggccttgtctacactacagacttttgTCAACGCAAGTTATGCTGACATACAGCCCTGctttaattaaactgctgttgcatatccgcactatgctccttgtgtcagcagagcacATCCACACCAGCAGCTCTTGCATTGACAGAGAGAGCactgcattgtgggtagctattccactgttcaactggccgcagggtgctttgggaagggtttgcaatgcctcatggggcaggtcctgcatcacatgatgcaggtatCTCAATCCCATcgttcagtgtagacactgtgttctACATGGACACTTTGTCACTCTAACTTTCCCACAAAAAGCTTTATGACTTGTctaggtggttttattttgttggcaaaacaggagagttttgcTGCCAAAAGTAGCAATGCAGTGCAtatacctccactgttttgtcaacaaaagcttCCTTTTGCTGACGAAACTGGGCAGAGTaagtagacaaggcctaagattacagaaaagaggagaagagagggaagagttgGCGTTCACCCTCAGTCACCTACATTTGAAGGAGGAATATATATATTACTCAAATTTTCTGaccactttttaaattaaaagtggTTTTTCAACTGAacaaattttgattaaaaaattcaaattttgtaAAAATTGTGTAGGTTCTCATAAAATACTCACCTTTTGGTTACAACAAACCtgaaatttcaaagaaaaaatagacaaaggaaaaatatttgcttttgt
The nucleotide sequence above comes from Caretta caretta isolate rCarCar2 chromosome 1, rCarCar1.hap1, whole genome shotgun sequence. Encoded proteins:
- the LOC125643000 gene encoding uncharacterized protein LOC125643000 isoform X2; this encodes MNREYVFWILSYSLLYFFPGAVPHTTLCHAVSGDTVILPCAIKTSEKLNISNYSIYWQINTSVVVHLFYNGKDLLKDQSRRYHNRTRLFLDQLERGNFSLMLSGVEPADEEVYTCISRNKVTKTKDKYKVKLNVSSPDNQSLERNVSPSGQAQDLPNCPGDAKALDILALCSHFLMVLVVWTL
- the LOC125643000 gene encoding uncharacterized protein LOC125643000 isoform X1 — translated: MNREYVFWILSYSLLYFFPGAVPHTTLCHAVSGDTVILPCAIKTSEKLNISNYSIYWQINTSVVVHLFYNGKDLLKDQSRRYHNRTRLFLDQLERGNFSLMLSGVEPADEEVYTCISRNKVTKTKDKYKVKLNVSSPDNQSLERNVSPSGEKLPEVKVSRYAPVQRTGQAQDLPNCPGDAKALDILALCSHFLMVLVVWTL